In Luteimonas viscosa, the following proteins share a genomic window:
- a CDS encoding DUF4124 domain-containing protein — protein sequence MKLAWAIVAGALGAGALAWWLTREERPVRPAGASEAPAGEPADAARQAPAGPALYRWRDDAGIVQITDIPPPDRDYTIVDVAALERRNTIDPNPAIEAAR from the coding sequence GTGAAGCTGGCCTGGGCCATCGTCGCAGGTGCCCTCGGCGCCGGCGCGCTGGCATGGTGGTTGACGCGCGAGGAGCGGCCGGTGCGGCCGGCCGGCGCGAGCGAGGCCCCTGCCGGGGAGCCAGCGGACGCGGCGCGGCAGGCGCCTGCAGGGCCGGCCCTGTACCGCTGGCGCGACGACGCCGGTATCGTGCAGATCACCGACATCCCGCCGCCCGACCGCGACTACACGATCGTGGACGTGGCCGCACTCGAGCGCCGCAACACCATCGATCCCAATCCGGCGATCGAAGCCGCGCGCTGA
- the rimI gene encoding ribosomal protein S18-alanine N-acetyltransferase, which yields MRPMRDADLDEVMRIELRAYPFPWTIGIFRDCLRAGYPAWVLEAGPRLIGYGVLSVAADEAHVLNVCVDPDDQGQGHGRRLLRGLERVARGLGVQRVFLEVRPSNPAAIALYHDEGFNEIGRRPRYYPAHEGREDAIVMAKELLPDALTRMPS from the coding sequence ATGCGGCCGATGCGCGACGCGGACCTCGACGAAGTCATGCGCATCGAACTGCGCGCGTACCCGTTCCCGTGGACGATCGGCATCTTCCGCGACTGCCTGCGCGCCGGCTATCCGGCCTGGGTGCTCGAAGCCGGGCCGCGGCTGATCGGCTACGGCGTGTTGAGCGTCGCCGCGGACGAAGCGCACGTGCTGAACGTGTGCGTCGATCCCGACGACCAGGGCCAGGGCCACGGGCGGCGCCTGCTGCGCGGGTTGGAGCGGGTGGCGCGCGGGCTGGGCGTGCAGCGCGTGTTCCTGGAGGTGCGGCCTTCCAACCCGGCCGCGATCGCGCTGTACCACGACGAGGGGTTCAACGAGATCGGGCGCCGCCCGCGCTACTACCCCGCGCACGAAGGACGCGAGGACGCGATCGTGATGGCGAAGGAACTGCTGCCGGACGCGTTGACCCGGATGCCGTCGTAG
- a CDS encoding amidohydrolase has translation MRLPLLLGCLLLALPVHAAEMLLVNGRIWTGDDERPQAGAMAVRDGRIVAVGDAAAVAAAVSGTAVRIDLGGRRVVPGINDAHVHLGASPPSTRLELPFPESTSDELEAALKAQPAGGDGWITGDIGGAIWTDPTWHQARLDALHPTRPLQLQMFTGHGLLLNTAAQRALGIDPDVAVPGGWYGKGPDGAFDGRVYEYAHWRTLAHSPPRPDAEEVQSIQRYSQATLKWGTTSLQVMAWMPPERFVGLWNAAGARSRLRLIRFPMPAADDEPVVADALEKHPADTPRIAVSGTKWIIDGTPVDQAAPLREPYPGTGGNGRLNFDQTRIEALLREILARDDQALLHVAGDVAAIAIMDAMETIASPAQWRARRLRFEHGDGLAPDLLARAASFGIVVVQNPSHFSMPEDHPFASLVRERGFSPLSGLLDAGVPLALGSDGPPNPWLNLMFATAPVTRPEQALTREQALRAYTHGSAYAEFTDHEKGRLVAGYVADFAVLSQDVLDPELPAQALPGTRSLLTVIDGDIAWRDPEF, from the coding sequence ATGCGCCTGCCACTGTTGCTCGGATGCCTGCTGCTCGCCCTGCCCGTGCACGCGGCCGAAATGCTGCTGGTCAACGGCCGCATCTGGACCGGTGACGACGAGCGGCCACAGGCCGGCGCGATGGCCGTGCGCGACGGCCGGATCGTGGCCGTGGGCGACGCCGCCGCGGTCGCGGCCGCCGTGTCCGGAACCGCGGTACGGATCGACCTCGGTGGACGGCGCGTGGTCCCCGGCATCAACGACGCGCACGTCCACCTCGGCGCCTCCCCGCCGTCGACCCGTCTGGAACTGCCCTTTCCCGAATCCACCAGCGACGAACTCGAAGCCGCGCTGAAGGCGCAGCCTGCCGGTGGCGATGGCTGGATCACCGGCGACATCGGCGGCGCCATCTGGACCGATCCGACCTGGCACCAGGCGCGACTCGACGCCCTGCATCCGACACGCCCGCTGCAGTTGCAGATGTTCACGGGCCACGGACTGCTGCTCAATACCGCCGCGCAGCGCGCACTCGGCATCGATCCGGACGTCGCGGTACCCGGTGGCTGGTACGGGAAGGGTCCGGACGGGGCATTCGATGGCCGCGTCTACGAGTACGCGCACTGGCGCACGCTCGCGCATTCGCCACCCCGCCCCGACGCCGAAGAAGTGCAGTCGATCCAGCGCTATTCGCAGGCCACGCTGAAGTGGGGCACCACGTCGCTGCAGGTGATGGCGTGGATGCCGCCGGAACGCTTCGTCGGCCTCTGGAACGCGGCGGGCGCCCGGTCCAGGCTGCGGCTGATCCGTTTCCCCATGCCCGCCGCGGACGATGAGCCGGTGGTCGCTGATGCACTGGAGAAGCACCCTGCCGACACGCCACGGATCGCCGTATCGGGCACCAAATGGATCATCGACGGTACGCCGGTGGACCAGGCCGCCCCATTGCGCGAACCCTATCCGGGCACCGGCGGCAACGGTCGCCTGAACTTCGACCAGACCCGGATCGAAGCGCTCCTGCGCGAGATCCTGGCGCGCGACGACCAGGCGCTGCTGCATGTGGCTGGCGACGTCGCCGCGATCGCGATCATGGACGCGATGGAAACGATCGCATCGCCGGCGCAATGGCGCGCACGCCGCCTGCGCTTCGAGCATGGGGATGGACTGGCCCCGGACCTGCTGGCGCGCGCCGCGTCGTTCGGCATCGTCGTGGTCCAGAACCCGTCCCACTTCTCGATGCCCGAGGATCATCCCTTCGCCTCGCTCGTGCGCGAACGCGGCTTTTCGCCACTCTCGGGCCTGCTCGACGCCGGCGTACCGCTCGCGCTCGGCAGCGATGGTCCACCGAATCCCTGGCTCAACCTGATGTTCGCCACCGCGCCGGTCACGCGCCCGGAGCAGGCGCTGACCCGCGAACAGGCCCTGCGCGCCTACACGCACGGCAGCGCCTACGCCGAGTTCACCGACCACGAGAAAGGCCGGCTGGTCGCGGGCTACGTCGCGGATTTCGCGGTGCTGTCGCAGGACGTGCTGGACCCGGAGTTGCCCGCGCAGGCCTTGCCCGGCACCCGCAGCCTGCTGACGGTGATCGATGGCGACATCGCGTGGCGCGACCCGGAGTTCTGA
- a CDS encoding DUF4124 domain-containing protein yields the protein MPRLPFLALAAGLLAASAAYGAEVYQWKDANGVTHYSQTPPPRGSYQQRQITSAGAGTAQQATQAAAPAESPQCANARANVTALSGSRPVHEAGEDGKPGRALNDAERASQLELANAAVKAYCTTPAA from the coding sequence ATGCCCCGCCTCCCGTTCCTGGCGCTTGCCGCCGGCCTGCTAGCCGCATCCGCCGCCTACGGCGCCGAGGTCTATCAGTGGAAGGACGCCAACGGCGTGACCCACTACTCGCAGACGCCACCCCCGCGGGGCAGCTACCAGCAGCGCCAGATCACCAGCGCCGGCGCGGGCACCGCGCAGCAGGCGACGCAGGCCGCAGCCCCGGCCGAGAGCCCGCAGTGCGCGAACGCGCGCGCCAACGTGACCGCCCTGAGCGGCAGCCGGCCGGTCCACGAAGCGGGAGAGGACGGTAAACCGGGCCGCGCATTGAACGACGCCGAGCGCGCCAGCCAGCTCGAACTGGCGAACGCGGCGGTGAAGGCCTACTGCACCACGCCGGCCGCCTAG
- a CDS encoding proline--tRNA ligase, which translates to MRLSQFHLRTEKETPADAEIASHRLMLRAGMVRKLAAGLYTWSPLGLRVLRKVESIVREEMDRAGAIEMAMPSVQPRELWEESGRWRRFGPQLLKIRDRRDQDYCFTPTAEEAVTDFFRQEIASYKQLPVNFYQITSKFRDEIRPRFGVMRAREFIMKDAYSFHVSDEDLQREYRNMYDAYSRIFTRLGLRFRAVFADTGAIGGSASHEFHVLADSGEDALAFAQESGYAANVELAEAICNQTRPAATQALEKVETPTQKTCEDVAALLGIPLQRTVKSIALMGVDAGGGAQFVLAMVRGDHALNEIKVSKLPGLADHRLATEAEIREYLGAEPGFLGPYNARGKIRVLADRSVCAMADFVVGANENGFHLTGVNWGRDLPEPDETADIRNVVAGDPSPDGNGSLGIARGIEVGHVFALGRKYSEAMHCTVLDADGSAVHPAMGCYGIGVSRIVAAAIEQNHDEAGIAWPAPMAPWQAVVCVINPKGNAEVAAAADALYRELGEAGIEVALDDRGLRPGPMFADIELIGIPHRIVVSERGLAAGTFEYRARTATGPENLDRASLLARLRAE; encoded by the coding sequence ATGCGCCTGTCGCAGTTCCACCTCCGCACCGAGAAGGAAACGCCTGCCGACGCCGAGATCGCCAGCCACCGGCTGATGCTCAGGGCCGGCATGGTCCGCAAGCTCGCCGCGGGTCTGTACACCTGGTCTCCGCTGGGACTGCGCGTGTTGCGCAAGGTGGAATCGATCGTGCGCGAGGAGATGGACCGCGCCGGCGCGATCGAGATGGCGATGCCTTCGGTGCAGCCCCGCGAGCTGTGGGAGGAAAGCGGACGCTGGCGCAGGTTCGGCCCGCAGCTGCTCAAGATCCGCGACCGCAGGGACCAGGATTACTGCTTCACCCCGACCGCCGAGGAGGCGGTGACCGATTTCTTCCGCCAGGAGATCGCCAGCTACAAGCAGCTGCCGGTGAACTTCTACCAGATCACCAGCAAGTTCCGCGACGAGATCCGTCCGCGCTTCGGGGTGATGCGCGCGCGCGAATTCATCATGAAGGACGCGTATTCGTTCCATGTCTCGGACGAGGACCTGCAGCGCGAATACCGCAACATGTACGACGCCTACTCGCGCATCTTCACCCGGCTCGGGCTGCGCTTCCGCGCGGTGTTCGCCGACACCGGCGCGATCGGCGGCAGTGCCTCGCACGAATTCCACGTACTGGCCGATTCCGGCGAGGACGCCCTGGCCTTCGCGCAGGAGTCCGGCTACGCCGCGAACGTCGAGCTGGCCGAAGCGATCTGCAACCAGACGCGTCCGGCCGCGACCCAGGCGCTGGAGAAGGTCGAGACCCCCACCCAGAAGACCTGCGAGGACGTTGCCGCCCTGCTCGGCATCCCGCTGCAGCGCACGGTGAAGTCGATCGCGCTGATGGGTGTGGATGCCGGGGGCGGCGCGCAGTTCGTGCTGGCAATGGTGCGCGGCGACCATGCGCTCAACGAGATCAAGGTGTCGAAGCTGCCCGGCCTGGCCGACCACCGACTGGCGACCGAGGCGGAAATCCGTGAATACCTGGGCGCCGAACCGGGTTTCCTCGGACCGTACAACGCGCGCGGGAAGATCCGCGTCCTCGCCGACCGCAGCGTCTGCGCGATGGCGGACTTCGTCGTCGGCGCCAACGAGAACGGCTTCCATCTCACCGGCGTCAACTGGGGCCGCGACCTGCCCGAACCCGACGAGACCGCGGACATCCGCAACGTCGTCGCCGGCGATCCCTCGCCCGACGGAAACGGATCGCTGGGCATCGCGCGCGGCATCGAGGTGGGCCACGTGTTCGCGCTCGGCCGCAAGTATTCCGAGGCGATGCATTGCACGGTGCTCGATGCGGACGGCAGCGCCGTGCACCCGGCGATGGGCTGCTACGGCATCGGCGTGTCGCGCATCGTCGCCGCGGCGATCGAACAGAACCACGACGAGGCCGGCATCGCGTGGCCGGCGCCGATGGCGCCGTGGCAGGCCGTGGTGTGCGTGATCAACCCGAAGGGCAACGCCGAGGTGGCCGCCGCGGCCGACGCGCTCTACCGCGAGCTGGGCGAAGCCGGGATCGAGGTCGCGCTCGACGACCGCGGCCTGCGACCCGGCCCGATGTTCGCCGACATCGAGCTGATCGGGATTCCGCACAGGATCGTCGTGTCCGAGCGCGGCCTGGCCGCGGGCACGTTCGAATATCGCGCGCGCACCGCGACGGGCCCGGAGAATCTCGATCGCGCCTCGCTGCTTGCGCGCCTGCGCGCGGAGTGA
- a CDS encoding MlaD family protein, with the protein METKANYVLIGAFTIAVTVFLLLFALWAAKYSSERDWNEYLVVFSEPVTGLSEGSSVQYNGIAIGTVDDLMLAPDDPRQVIARLKLQADAPVKVDTRARLSMTSLTGPPIIQLTGGSPGAPALLPGPDGGPPRIETAASALQNIADTANRLVERLDQVLSEENVGRIAATLENIETMTGAISDQRQDMREILINARTASEQLNVTMASANRSLDTVDRELVQQLPRLMERIDGTLAKLDSAANGADTILNENRSAINSFANDGLSQLGPTLGELRGLIRDLRRISDRLDANPSRYLLGRDATKEFEP; encoded by the coding sequence ATGGAAACCAAGGCCAACTACGTCCTGATCGGCGCGTTCACCATCGCGGTGACCGTATTCCTGCTGCTGTTCGCGCTGTGGGCGGCCAAGTACTCCTCCGAACGCGACTGGAACGAATACCTGGTGGTCTTCAGCGAGCCGGTGACGGGTCTCTCCGAGGGCAGCAGCGTGCAGTACAACGGGATCGCGATCGGCACCGTCGACGACCTGATGCTGGCGCCGGACGACCCACGCCAGGTGATCGCCCGGCTCAAGCTGCAGGCGGACGCGCCGGTCAAGGTCGATACCCGGGCCCGCCTGTCGATGACCAGCCTCACCGGCCCGCCGATCATCCAGCTCACCGGCGGCAGCCCGGGCGCGCCGGCTCTGCTGCCGGGCCCCGATGGAGGGCCGCCCAGGATCGAGACCGCGGCCTCCGCGCTGCAGAACATCGCCGACACCGCCAACCGCCTCGTGGAACGCCTCGACCAGGTGCTGAGCGAGGAGAACGTGGGACGCATCGCCGCCACGCTCGAGAACATCGAGACCATGACCGGCGCGATCTCCGACCAGCGCCAGGACATGCGCGAGATCCTGATCAACGCCCGTACCGCCAGCGAACAGCTGAACGTGACGATGGCTTCGGCCAACCGCAGCCTGGACACCGTGGACCGGGAACTGGTCCAGCAGTTGCCGCGGCTGATGGAACGGATCGACGGCACGCTCGCCAAGCTCGACTCCGCGGCGAACGGCGCCGACACGATCCTCAACGAGAACCGGTCCGCCATCAACAGCTTCGCCAACGACGGCCTGTCGCAACTCGGGCCCACGCTGGGTGAACTGCGGGGACTGATCCGCGACCTGCGCAGGATCAGCGACCGGCTCGACGCAAATCCCTCGCGCTACCTGCTGGGCCGCGACGCAACCAAGGAGTTCGAACCGTGA
- the pssA gene encoding CDP-diacylglycerol--serine O-phosphatidyltransferase, producing the protein MEPQTPVPPRGRGIYLLPNLFTTGGLFAGFFAIIAASQGRYGAACIAIFVAGVLDGIDGRVARLTNTQSEFGVQYDSLADLISFGMAPALVMYHWALMSMKLDGVIQGRIGWLAAFLYAACAALRLARFNSQVGLVDKRWFVGLASPAAAGLMASFVWTCHELGFAGEDLRYAALAVTVVSGLLMVSRLRYNSFKGSGSGPRAERVPFVALPIAVGALIALWVDPPKTLLAVATVYALSGPVLWFWRRHDGGRVEPA; encoded by the coding sequence ATGGAGCCCCAGACCCCAGTGCCGCCGCGCGGCCGCGGCATCTACCTGCTGCCCAACCTGTTCACCACCGGCGGCCTGTTCGCGGGCTTCTTCGCCATCATCGCCGCTTCCCAGGGACGCTATGGCGCGGCCTGCATCGCGATCTTCGTGGCCGGCGTCCTGGACGGTATCGATGGCCGCGTCGCGCGCCTCACCAACACCCAGAGCGAGTTCGGCGTGCAGTACGACTCGCTGGCCGACCTGATCAGTTTCGGCATGGCGCCGGCGCTGGTGATGTACCACTGGGCGCTGATGTCGATGAAGCTCGACGGCGTGATCCAGGGCAGGATCGGCTGGCTCGCCGCGTTCCTCTACGCCGCCTGCGCGGCGTTGCGGCTGGCGCGGTTCAACAGCCAGGTGGGGCTGGTCGACAAGCGCTGGTTCGTGGGACTGGCGAGCCCTGCCGCGGCGGGACTGATGGCCAGTTTCGTCTGGACCTGCCACGAACTCGGCTTCGCCGGCGAGGACCTGCGCTATGCCGCGCTCGCGGTGACGGTGGTCTCCGGCCTGCTGATGGTCAGCCGCCTGCGCTACAACAGTTTCAAGGGCAGCGGCAGCGGGCCGAGGGCCGAGCGCGTGCCGTTCGTCGCGCTGCCGATCGCGGTCGGCGCGCTGATCGCGTTGTGGGTGGATCCGCCGAAGACGCTGCTGGCCGTCGCCACCGTCTACGCGCTGTCCGGGCCGGTCCTGTGGTTCTGGCGGCGGCACGATGGCGGGCGCGTGGAGCCGGCATGA
- a CDS encoding threonine/serine ThrE exporter family protein, giving the protein MPTMPPSASYATRIAFIVELAGHLHRYGTTSQRLEGAIVSVARQLGLDCEPWSNPTGLILTFSDPQRPPGESDTTRVIRLPPGETNLYRLCEADRIAEEVMAGRLGIAEGHAALRALDRDVGWRGKLQQVLGFGLAAASVAGLLRLPWLDVATAGVIGTLVGLLGVASRGRPQMKEADDAIAGIVAGGLAALVATFLVPLNLNTVVIASMIVLMPGMALTNAFSELTSQHLVSGTARLFGALTTLLKLTVGTMIALTTVQLLGLEPQVRAWRPQPVWVEWGAVVTAAWAFAALFRAGRRDYLLVMAAAIAGYYISRMVGQWLGSPVGVFLSALAITVAGNGYARWMRRPGALIRVPGIIMLVPGSTSLRSLLVAVQQQDVAAGQDAAITVINVLLALIAGLLIGNLLLPARRNL; this is encoded by the coding sequence ATGCCGACGATGCCCCCCAGCGCCAGTTACGCCACGCGCATCGCGTTCATCGTCGAGCTGGCCGGACACCTGCACCGCTACGGCACCACGTCGCAGCGGCTGGAGGGTGCGATCGTGTCGGTCGCCCGCCAGCTGGGCCTCGACTGCGAGCCCTGGAGCAACCCCACCGGGCTGATCCTGACCTTCAGCGATCCGCAGCGACCGCCGGGCGAGAGCGACACCACGCGCGTGATCCGGCTGCCGCCGGGGGAAACCAACCTCTACAGGCTGTGCGAGGCCGACCGGATCGCGGAAGAGGTGATGGCGGGCCGACTCGGCATCGCCGAAGGCCACGCCGCGCTGCGCGCGCTGGACCGCGACGTGGGCTGGCGTGGCAAGCTGCAGCAGGTGCTGGGATTCGGGCTCGCCGCGGCGAGCGTGGCGGGACTGCTGCGGTTGCCGTGGCTGGATGTCGCCACGGCCGGGGTGATCGGCACCCTCGTCGGTCTGCTCGGCGTCGCCAGCCGCGGCAGGCCGCAGATGAAGGAGGCCGACGACGCCATTGCCGGCATCGTCGCGGGTGGACTGGCCGCGCTGGTGGCCACCTTCCTGGTGCCGTTGAACCTGAATACCGTCGTGATCGCCTCGATGATCGTGCTCATGCCCGGCATGGCACTGACGAATGCCTTCAGCGAACTCACCAGCCAGCACCTGGTCTCCGGGACCGCGCGCCTGTTCGGCGCCCTGACCACGCTGCTGAAGCTGACGGTGGGCACGATGATCGCCCTGACCACCGTGCAGTTGCTGGGACTGGAACCGCAGGTGCGGGCGTGGCGCCCGCAACCGGTGTGGGTGGAGTGGGGCGCGGTGGTCACGGCCGCCTGGGCGTTCGCCGCGCTGTTCCGCGCCGGTCGCCGCGACTACCTGCTGGTGATGGCGGCGGCGATCGCGGGCTACTACATCTCGCGCATGGTGGGCCAATGGCTGGGCAGCCCGGTCGGCGTGTTCCTGTCGGCGCTGGCGATCACCGTCGCCGGCAACGGCTATGCGCGCTGGATGCGCCGGCCCGGGGCCTTGATCCGGGTGCCGGGCATCATCATGCTGGTTCCGGGCAGCACCAGCCTGCGCAGCCTGCTGGTGGCGGTGCAGCAGCAGGACGTGGCGGCCGGCCAGGATGCGGCGATCACCGTGATCAACGTGCTGCTGGCGCTGATCGCCGGCCTGCTGATCGGAAACCTGTTGCTGCCGGCGCGGCGCAACCTGTAG
- a CDS encoding H-NS family nucleoid-associated regulatory protein, with protein MAIDLTAFSPKQLDALISEAKRRKTALRKRKPIAAIRKRIVDFATAEGYTVQELFGGRSAASKKAPAAKKTAKKAGKTGRKLGKVPPKYRNPAVPSETWTGRGKQPRWMAALVKKGRKPEDFLIKK; from the coding sequence ATGGCAATCGATTTGACCGCATTTTCACCGAAGCAGCTCGACGCCCTGATTTCCGAAGCCAAGCGCCGCAAGACCGCCCTGAGGAAACGCAAGCCGATCGCCGCGATCCGCAAGCGCATCGTCGACTTCGCCACCGCCGAGGGTTATACGGTCCAGGAACTGTTCGGCGGGCGCTCGGCCGCATCGAAGAAGGCGCCGGCTGCGAAGAAGACCGCGAAGAAGGCCGGCAAGACCGGGCGCAAGCTGGGCAAGGTGCCCCCCAAGTACCGCAATCCGGCGGTGCCGAGCGAAACCTGGACCGGCCGCGGCAAGCAGCCGCGCTGGATGGCGGCACTGGTCAAGAAGGGCCGCAAGCCCGAGGACTTCCTGATCAAGAAGTGA
- a CDS encoding ABC transporter ATP-binding protein, with translation MPDRGDADASPIIRVRGLINRFGAQTVHDGLDLDVVRGEILGVVGGSGSGKSVLMRSLIGLRTPDEGEIQVLGVDPRSDDPQDRLHLERSTGVLFQDGALFSSLTVGENVQVPLKEHHPELPESLRYELALLKVRLAGLPADALDKLPSQLSGGMRKRAALARSLALDPPLLFLDEPTAGLDPIGAAAFDRLIRTLQQALGLTVFLITHDLDTLYAICDRVAVIADRKVVAAAPLAEIERLDHPWIRDYFHGPRGRAAHAAAATAEDT, from the coding sequence ATGCCGGATCGCGGCGACGCGGACGCGTCCCCCATCATCCGTGTCCGCGGGCTGATCAACCGCTTCGGCGCGCAGACCGTGCACGACGGCCTCGACCTCGACGTGGTGCGCGGCGAGATCCTCGGGGTGGTGGGCGGCTCCGGCTCGGGCAAGTCGGTGCTGATGCGCTCGCTGATCGGCCTGCGCACGCCCGACGAAGGCGAGATCCAAGTACTGGGGGTCGATCCGCGCTCGGACGACCCGCAGGACCGGCTGCACCTGGAACGCAGCACCGGCGTGCTGTTCCAGGACGGCGCCCTGTTCTCGTCCCTGACCGTCGGCGAGAACGTGCAGGTGCCGCTCAAGGAGCACCATCCGGAGCTGCCGGAATCGCTGCGCTACGAACTCGCCCTGCTCAAGGTGCGCCTGGCCGGGCTGCCTGCGGACGCCCTGGACAAGCTGCCTTCGCAGCTGTCGGGCGGGATGCGCAAGCGTGCCGCGCTCGCCCGCTCGCTGGCGCTGGACCCGCCGCTGCTGTTCCTGGACGAACCCACGGCCGGCCTCGACCCGATCGGTGCCGCGGCCTTCGACCGCCTGATCCGCACCCTGCAGCAGGCGCTGGGACTGACCGTGTTCCTGATCACCCACGATCTCGACACGCTGTATGCGATCTGCGACCGTGTCGCCGTGATCGCCGACCGCAAGGTCGTGGCGGCCGCTCCGCTGGCCGAGATCGAACGGCTCGACCACCCCTGGATCCGCGACTACTTCCATGGCCCGCGCGGAAGGGCCGCGCACGCGGCCGCGGCGACCGCTGAGGACACCTGA
- a CDS encoding ABC-type transport auxiliary lipoprotein family protein: MRARAGVALRGTVLAMLAASLAGCSLLGGGGERERSTIYAPDPRVEIDASAPSTSWQLSLSPPSGARSIDSFRIAVRPTPGELQVYRGASWAKTPTDMLQDALLRALEDSGKLPSVARQGSGIAADYKLIVDLRRFEADYAGNAVPAATVEFNAKLIHTVDQGIVASRTFHAAQPAAGTDIALVVDAFSRSLEDVTTELAHWILSTGDAHERETHPQTDG, encoded by the coding sequence ATGCGGGCTCGCGCGGGCGTCGCGTTGCGCGGCACGGTCTTGGCCATGCTCGCCGCGTCGCTGGCGGGCTGCTCGCTGCTGGGCGGGGGCGGCGAACGCGAACGCTCGACGATCTACGCGCCCGACCCGCGTGTCGAGATCGACGCGTCCGCTCCGTCCACCAGCTGGCAACTGTCGCTCAGCCCGCCCTCGGGCGCGCGCTCGATCGACAGTTTCCGGATCGCGGTGCGGCCGACACCGGGCGAGTTGCAGGTCTACCGTGGCGCCAGCTGGGCCAAGACGCCCACCGACATGTTGCAGGACGCGCTGCTGCGCGCGCTCGAGGACTCGGGCAAGCTGCCGTCGGTCGCGCGCCAGGGCTCGGGCATCGCCGCCGACTACAAGCTGATCGTCGACCTGCGTCGTTTCGAAGCCGACTACGCCGGCAACGCGGTGCCCGCGGCCACCGTCGAGTTCAACGCCAAGCTGATCCACACCGTCGACCAGGGCATCGTGGCGTCGCGGACCTTCCACGCCGCGCAGCCGGCGGCCGGGACCGACATCGCCCTGGTGGTCGACGCGTTCTCGCGCAGCCTCGAGGACGTCACAACCGAACTTGCGCACTGGATCCTTTCCACCGGCGACGCCCACGAACGCGAGACGCATCCGCAGACGGATGGCTGA
- a CDS encoding ABC transporter permease, translated as MTVPASQPPTAEPDPQDPALLRLGGRWTLDHALDIGRALRELPDSVGAIDASAVDRLDSVGVLQLLRYAERRQLDYTTFRFRDDHRALVAAIEDVHDDRPKARREYGFAAALARLGYAVQDNSREIVALVSFLGETLVKLGRTILDPRRFRLTSTIHHMEQVGLDAVPLVALLSFLVGAVIAFLGAQILADFGATIFVVELVSIAFLREFGVLLTAILLAGRTASAFTAQIGAMVSREEVDAIRTLGLDPVDLLVIPRVIALLVMLPLLTFIAMLAGLLGGLSVGAFSLDIPPQAYLARMHEQMELRHFLIGMSKAPLFALVIGLIGCLEGLQVQGTAQSVGERTTSSVVQTIALVIVFDAMAAIWFMYMDW; from the coding sequence ATGACCGTGCCCGCGAGCCAGCCGCCCACCGCCGAGCCCGATCCGCAGGACCCGGCGCTGCTGCGCCTGGGGGGGCGCTGGACGCTCGACCACGCGCTGGATATCGGACGCGCGTTGCGCGAACTCCCCGACTCGGTCGGCGCGATCGACGCCTCGGCCGTCGACAGGCTCGACTCCGTAGGGGTCCTGCAGTTGCTGCGCTATGCCGAGCGCCGGCAACTCGACTACACCACCTTCCGCTTCCGCGACGACCATCGCGCGCTGGTGGCCGCGATCGAGGATGTGCACGACGACCGCCCCAAGGCCCGGCGCGAATACGGCTTCGCTGCGGCGCTGGCGCGGCTGGGCTACGCGGTACAGGACAACTCGCGCGAGATCGTCGCGCTGGTGAGCTTCCTGGGCGAAACGCTGGTCAAGCTCGGGCGCACGATCCTCGACCCGCGCCGCTTCCGTCTCACGTCCACCATCCACCACATGGAGCAGGTGGGACTGGATGCGGTGCCGCTGGTGGCGCTGCTGTCGTTCCTGGTGGGCGCGGTGATCGCGTTCCTCGGGGCGCAGATCCTCGCCGACTTCGGCGCGACGATCTTCGTGGTCGAACTGGTGTCGATCGCGTTCCTGCGCGAATTCGGCGTGCTGCTGACCGCGATCCTGCTGGCCGGCCGCACCGCCAGCGCCTTCACCGCTCAGATCGGGGCGATGGTCAGCCGCGAGGAGGTGGACGCGATCCGCACGCTCGGCCTCGATCCCGTCGACCTGCTGGTGATCCCGCGCGTGATCGCATTGCTGGTGATGCTGCCGCTGCTGACCTTCATCGCCATGCTCGCCGGCCTGCTCGGCGGCCTGTCGGTCGGCGCGTTCAGCCTCGACATCCCGCCGCAGGCGTACCTTGCGCGGATGCACGAACAGATGGAGTTGCGCCATTTCCTGATCGGCATGTCGAAGGCGCCGCTGTTCGCGCTGGTGATCGGCCTGATCGGCTGCCTCGAGGGGTTGCAGGTGCAGGGAACGGCGCAGTCGGTGGGTGAACGGACCACGTCCAGCGTGGTGCAGACGATCGCGCTGGTGATCGTGTTCGATGCGATGGCCGCGATCTGGTTCATGTACATGGATTGGTGA